The Sporichthyaceae bacterium genome includes a window with the following:
- a CDS encoding Lrp/AsnC family transcriptional regulator, with product MEDLDRQIVELLCADGRMSFTDLGKATGLSTSAAQQRVRRLEQRGIVRGYCAVVDHEAIGLPLTAFISIKPIDPAALDDIPVRLADVSAIEACHSVAGDENYILKVRVATPGELEGLLAQIRSTVNVSTRTTVVLSTPYEGRAPRPVG from the coding sequence GTGGAGGACTTGGACCGACAGATAGTCGAGTTGCTGTGCGCCGACGGCCGGATGAGCTTCACCGACCTCGGCAAGGCGACCGGGCTGTCCACCTCGGCGGCGCAGCAGCGGGTCCGCCGGCTCGAGCAGCGCGGGATCGTCCGCGGCTACTGCGCGGTCGTCGACCACGAGGCGATCGGCCTGCCGTTGACCGCTTTCATCTCCATCAAGCCGATCGACCCGGCCGCGCTGGACGACATCCCCGTCCGGCTGGCCGACGTCAGCGCGATCGAGGCCTGCCACAGCGTCGCCGGGGATGAGAACTACATCCTCAAGGTGCGGGTTGCCACGCCCGGTGAGCTGGAGGGTCTGCTCGCCCAGATCCGCAGCACGGTCAACGTCTCCACCCGCACGACGGTGGTGCTCTCCACCCCCTACGAGGGCCGGGCACCGCGTCCGGTCGGCTGA
- a CDS encoding Xaa-Pro peptidase family protein — MSSAAEFSARLARARSATAAAGLDAVLVTPGPDLRYLTGYVAKPLERLTCLVVPAGADPVLIVPFLERAAAEAAGIADLGLRIADWQETEDPIVLVGKILGPGVRNYGVDDHMWAEKVLRLRAGIPGVEQRLAGEVLRDLRIRKTAAEIEALREAGAAIDRVHDRIGEWLRPGRTEREIGRDIADAIVAEGHVRADFVIVGSGPNGASPHHDVSDRVVEVGDVVVVDIGGTTEAGYCSDSTRTYAVGEPDPEFRRYYAVLLEAQEAACEAVRPGIGAQEVDRVARGVIEAGGYGEYFVHRTGHGIGLEGHEHPYIVEGNTELLEPGMAFSVEPGIYLPARHGARIEDILVCTADGGERLNLTTRELQVLPA, encoded by the coding sequence ATGTCATCGGCTGCCGAGTTCTCCGCCCGTCTGGCCCGCGCCCGTTCCGCTACGGCGGCGGCCGGCCTCGACGCCGTCCTGGTCACTCCCGGCCCGGACCTGCGCTACCTCACCGGTTACGTCGCCAAGCCGCTGGAGCGGCTGACCTGCCTGGTGGTGCCGGCCGGCGCCGACCCGGTGCTGATCGTGCCGTTCCTGGAGCGCGCGGCCGCCGAGGCCGCAGGCATCGCCGACCTCGGGCTGCGCATCGCCGATTGGCAGGAGACCGAGGACCCGATCGTGCTGGTCGGGAAGATCCTCGGGCCGGGCGTGCGCAACTACGGTGTCGACGACCACATGTGGGCCGAGAAGGTGCTGCGACTGCGCGCCGGCATCCCGGGCGTGGAGCAGCGCCTGGCCGGCGAGGTACTGCGCGATCTGCGCATCCGCAAGACCGCCGCCGAGATCGAAGCGCTGCGCGAGGCCGGCGCGGCCATCGACCGCGTCCATGACCGGATCGGCGAGTGGCTGCGGCCAGGCCGAACCGAGCGGGAGATCGGTCGCGACATCGCCGACGCGATCGTGGCCGAGGGCCACGTGCGGGCCGACTTCGTGATCGTCGGCTCCGGCCCGAACGGGGCCAGCCCGCACCACGACGTCTCCGACCGGGTCGTCGAGGTCGGCGACGTGGTGGTCGTCGACATCGGCGGGACCACCGAGGCCGGCTACTGCTCGGACTCCACCCGGACCTACGCGGTGGGCGAGCCGGACCCGGAGTTCCGCAGGTACTACGCCGTGTTGCTCGAGGCCCAGGAGGCCGCCTGCGAGGCAGTGCGGCCGGGCATCGGCGCGCAGGAGGTCGACCGGGTCGCCCGCGGCGTGATCGAGGCCGGCGGCTACGGCGAGTACTTCGTCCACCGCACCGGACACGGCATCGGCCTGGAGGGCCACGAGCATCCGTACATAGTCGAGGGCAACACCGAGCTGCTCGAGCCGGGAATGGCGTTCTCGGTCGAGCCCGGGATCTATCTCCCGGCCCGGCACGGCGCGCGGATCGAGGACATCCTGGTGTGCACGGCCGACGGCGGGGAACGGTTGAACCTGACGACGCGGGAGTTGCAGGTCCTGCCCGCCTGA